In Macrobrachium rosenbergii isolate ZJJX-2024 chromosome 6, ASM4041242v1, whole genome shotgun sequence, a genomic segment contains:
- the LOC136839324 gene encoding uncharacterized protein — protein sequence WSSLTTTETRWGGPRPHPSFGPSGLRRPRPNLRNLSEEGEQHQGTGQLPLNPRPTFDSPEFNGPDQEEELEGGFVPLAPRDQPDEEIRGDQPQNIPPPPAEEQSSPEPTIHSTLAPQKHSVEPRQNNFNRSPERPTQSREEPTFPREPLFADPGHSPFTRGLEEQQTQEIEFLSAPPPTTIRKRNTVRPRRPVHPNQIPEYHEVYNQNGELVQPGQEGEEEEEEEPDRLAILLLDSKFSCIDKNNGYYADEDVNCEVFHYCQDTVKHSWLCPEGASFHQVHLICMPRSEDNICERSSTFHFVNDFLYKELEGPNKTYADRYYPEGFADRGSTVNLQAVAPSGNEYQTVQQVARFPVTQKVRRPVIVQDQGPPVYQPVAEGQHVGQSFQPSQVINDRVQHGLPEFQSSDHFSGLIGQQTSASFEPTPDFGDGQRPFAAFHSPEEVLVQRPPPRAQFRPGRRPGNPNRHTVQIG from the exons TGGTCCTCTCTCACAACCACAGAGACCAGGTGGGGAGGACCGCGCCCTCACCCTAGTTTCGGTCCCAGTGGGCTCAGGCGCCCTAGACCAAATCTGCGAAATCTCTCAGAAGAGGGAGAGCAGCACCAAGGGACTGGCCAGTTGCCTCTGAATCCAAGGCCTACCTTTGATTCCCCAGAGTTTAATGGCCCTGACCAGGAAGAGGAGCTGGAAGGAGGCTTTGTGCCATTAGCACCAAGAGATCAACCTGACGAAGAGATCAGAGGGGACCAACCTCAAAATATTCCTCCACCTCCAGCAGAGGAACAAAGCTCCCCAGAACCAACCATTCATTCAACATTGGCCCCACAGAAACATTCGGTAGAGCCACGCCAGAATAATTTCAACCGCTCTCCTGAGCGCCCAACACAGAGCCGCGAAGAGCCTACTTTTCCAAGAGAGCCACTCTTTGCTGACCCAGGTCATTCTCCGTTTACCCGTGGGCTTGAAGAGCAACAAACGCAGGAGATAGAGTTCCTGTCTGCCCCTCCACCAACAACTATTCGTAAACGCAACACAGTTAGGCCCCGTCGTCCCGTCCACCCAAATCAGATTCCAGAA TACCACGAAGTGTACAACCAAAACGGAGAGCTAGTCCAACCAGGccaggaaggagaagaagaagaggaagaagagccTGATCGCCTTGCAATCCTCCTCCTCGACTCAAAGTTCTCTTGCATTGACAAGAATAACGGTTACTATGCTGACGAAGACGTCAACTGCGAAGTCTTCCACTACTGCCAGGACACCGTCAAGCACTCTTGGCTGTGTCCAGAAGGCGCTTCCTTCCATCAG GTCCACCTCATCTGCATGCCCCGTTCAGAGGATAACATTTGCGAGAGGTCATCGACCTTCCATTTCGTAAACGATTTTCTGTACAAGGAACTTGAAGGCCCCAACAAGACCTACGCAGATCGTTATTATCCTGAGGGTTTCGCTGACAGAGGAAGCACCGTTAACCTGCAAGCCGTAGCGCCCTCTGGAAATGAATACCAGACGGTCCAGCAAGTAGCCAGATTTCCAGTGACCCAGAAAGTACGTCGGCCAGTCATCGTCCAGGACCAAGGTCCTCCAGTGTATCAGCCAGTGGCTGAAGGACAGCACGTAGGACAGTCCTTCCAGCCATCGCAGGTTATAAATGATCGAGTTCAGCACGGACTGCCAGAGTTTCAGTCTTCAGATCATTTCTCCGGATTAATTGGACAGCAAACTTCGGCATCGTTCGAACCCACGCCTGATTTTGGCGATGGCCAACGTCCATTTGCTGCTTTCCATTCTCCCGAAGAAGTGTTGGTGCAGAGACCTCCACCACGAGCACAATTTAGGCCCGGCAGGAGACCTGGAAACCCGAACAGGCACACAGTTCAAATAGGATAA